The proteins below are encoded in one region of Thermococcus sp. EP1:
- a CDS encoding MBL fold metallo-hydrolase has protein sequence MVEIIFLGSGGGRFITITQFRPTGGFFINTSKRIYVDPGPGALVRAWRYKIDPRKIDVLFVSHRHTDHCNDSEIMVEGMTVGVTKRRGTLIASKSVVYGDDEHTPAISKYHLDSLEEIHIPNPGERIQLGEDEMTITPTIHSDPTAIGFILKTRFGKIGYIPDTEYFDDLKKIYNGVRLLIASVTRPTNMKIPYHLCTEDTIYMLKDMKQKPEMLIMSHIGMKMHFANPYKEAKFIENVTGVKTLIAKEGFKVKMERKDIKLRTLRPAREL, from the coding sequence TTGGTTGAGATAATCTTTCTAGGCAGTGGCGGCGGGAGATTTATCACAATAACACAGTTTCGCCCTACTGGCGGGTTTTTTATTAATACCAGCAAGCGAATCTATGTAGATCCAGGACCAGGAGCTCTAGTACGTGCATGGAGGTATAAAATAGATCCGAGAAAGATAGATGTGCTTTTTGTTTCTCACAGACATACAGATCATTGTAATGACTCGGAGATTATGGTAGAAGGAATGACTGTAGGAGTTACAAAAAGACGTGGCACCCTAATAGCTTCAAAAAGTGTTGTCTATGGGGATGATGAACATACTCCCGCAATTTCCAAGTATCATTTAGATTCCTTAGAAGAAATCCATATTCCCAACCCAGGAGAGAGAATACAACTTGGAGAAGACGAAATGACAATAACCCCTACAATACATTCAGATCCTACTGCTATAGGATTCATATTAAAAACACGGTTCGGGAAAATTGGATATATCCCCGACACAGAATATTTTGATGATTTAAAAAAGATATATAATGGAGTCAGATTACTAATTGCCTCAGTTACACGACCAACAAACATGAAGATACCCTATCATCTCTGTACTGAAGATACAATTTATATGCTAAAAGACATGAAACAAAAACCAGAAATGCTGATCATGAGTCATATAGGAATGAAAATGCATTTTGCAAACCCCTATAAAGAAGCCAAATTTATAGAAAACGTCACCGGAGTGAAAACTCTAATTGCAAAAGAAGGGTTTAAAGTTAAGATGGAAAGAAAAGATATAAAATTAAGAACCCTTCGACCGGCCAGAGAACTCTAA
- a CDS encoding ABC transporter ATP-binding protein yields MAEVKLEGVWKIFDGVEAVKDLDLKVRDGEFMVLLGPSGCGKTTTLRMIAGLEEPTKGRIFIGERLVADAEKGVFIPPKDRDIAMVFQSYALYPHMTVYDNIAFPLKLRKVSKQEIDERVREVAELLGLTELLKRKPRELSGGQRQRVALGRAIVRKPQVFLMDEPLSNLDAKLRVRMRAELKKLQRQLGVTTVYVTHDQVEAMTMGDRVAVMNFGVLQQVGSPDEVYNRPANVFVGGFIGSPPMNFLEGTVTPDGFVSFGAFKLKLLPDQVRALEELGYAGKDVLFGFRPEDVYDALFAQVKIPGENMVRVKVDIVENLGGEKIVHLRVGDLSFIGKFPPESLVKEGQEVDVVFDMKKIHIFDKRSEKAIF; encoded by the coding sequence ATGGCTGAAGTTAAGCTTGAAGGGGTTTGGAAAATATTTGATGGTGTTGAGGCAGTTAAAGATCTTGATTTAAAAGTTAGAGATGGTGAATTCATGGTTCTTCTTGGGCCAAGTGGATGTGGGAAAACTACTACTCTTAGGATGATAGCTGGTCTAGAAGAGCCCACGAAGGGTAGGATTTTTATTGGAGAGAGACTTGTAGCAGATGCGGAGAAAGGTGTTTTTATTCCTCCTAAAGATAGAGACATTGCCATGGTTTTTCAAAGCTATGCACTTTATCCCCATATGACAGTTTACGACAATATTGCTTTTCCATTAAAATTAAGAAAGGTTTCCAAGCAGGAGATTGATGAGAGGGTTAGAGAAGTAGCAGAACTTCTTGGTTTAACTGAACTCTTGAAAAGAAAACCTAGAGAACTGTCAGGTGGTCAAAGGCAGAGAGTGGCCTTGGGTAGAGCAATTGTTCGGAAACCACAAGTTTTTCTCATGGATGAGCCATTATCAAATCTTGATGCAAAGTTAAGAGTTAGAATGAGGGCTGAGCTTAAAAAGCTCCAGCGTCAGCTTGGAGTAACCACCGTCTATGTTACACATGATCAGGTTGAGGCCATGACTATGGGTGATAGAGTTGCTGTCATGAATTTTGGTGTTCTTCAACAAGTTGGTTCACCTGATGAGGTATATAACAGACCGGCTAACGTTTTTGTCGGTGGATTTATTGGATCACCTCCAATGAACTTCTTAGAGGGTACGGTTACTCCCGATGGCTTTGTAAGCTTCGGGGCTTTCAAGTTAAAACTGCTTCCAGACCAAGTAAGAGCACTTGAAGAGTTGGGATATGCTGGTAAGGACGTTCTTTTTGGATTTAGGCCTGAGGATGTTTATGATGCATTGTTTGCTCAAGTGAAGATTCCTGGAGAGAATATGGTTAGGGTTAAAGTAGATATTGTTGAGAATTTAGGTGGAGAAAAGATTGTTCACTTAAGAGTTGGGGATTTAAGCTTTATTGGTAAATTCCCTCCTGAATCTTTGGTTAAGGAGGGACAAGAGGTCGATGTTGTTTTTGATATGAAGAAGATTCACATCTTTGATAAGAGAAGTGAAAAGGCAATATTCTGA
- a CDS encoding UPF0146 family protein, with the protein MSFEEIAIFLNDRHPKGKLIEVGVGFNFKVALKLKKLGREIIVVDWNPKAVKKAKELGLKACIDNIFSPNLIIYRDAEVIYSIRPTPELIKPILELGKTLKIPVYIVPFSLDGMPRFLKLENYRGIPIYVWNPHQKDI; encoded by the coding sequence ATGAGTTTTGAGGAGATAGCTATATTTTTAAATGATAGACACCCAAAAGGAAAGCTAATAGAGGTAGGAGTGGGATTTAACTTTAAAGTTGCCTTAAAACTAAAAAAGCTAGGAAGAGAGATTATCGTTGTAGATTGGAATCCAAAAGCTGTTAAAAAAGCCAAAGAACTTGGTCTTAAGGCATGTATTGACAATATATTCTCTCCTAACTTAATCATCTATAGAGATGCTGAGGTAATATATTCAATTCGACCGACTCCAGAGCTTATTAAACCCATTTTAGAATTAGGAAAAACCCTGAAAATCCCAGTATATATTGTTCCATTTTCTCTTGATGGCATGCCAAGATTTTTGAAGCTTGAAAACTATAGAGGAATTCCTATATATGTATGGAACCCTCATCAAAAAGATATATAA
- a CDS encoding glucodextranase DOMON-like domain-containing protein codes for DAEEWKGGGGDVNAVIAGVAPRVYDLLAPEGFKPTQEEQLNSYDAENQKRAVVKMIPVTTSTNVIIEVDDPQGDDHGPGTYTYATNKVFVPNHLDLLKFKMLDTGETYTLEFYFAELGGNPWNGPNGFSLQIIEAYFDFKDGGNSSAIKMFPDGPGSNVDLDPEHPWDLALRIAGWDYGNIIVLPNGESIQGELKISADPTKNAIIVEVPKKYLEINKDYGVWGVILVGSQDGYGPDKWRPIAVEAEEWKGGGGDVNAVIAGVAPRVYDLLAPEGFKPTQEEQLNSYDAENNKRATVKMVLWVRGAEEKPTETETPTETETPTETSPTTTSPTTSSPTESPTSPTESPTETGGICGPAVFLALLLTPLALRKKR; via the coding sequence GGATGCTGAGGAGTGGAAAGGTGGTGGCGGTGACGTTAATGCAGTGATAGCTGGAGTAGCTCCAAGAGTCTATGATCTATTAGCTCCAGAAGGCTTTAAGCCTACTCAAGAAGAGCAATTAAACAGTTATGATGCCGAAAATCAAAAGAGAGCAGTGGTGAAAATGATACCTGTCACAACAAGTACAAATGTAATAATTGAGGTTGATGATCCCCAGGGAGATGATCATGGACCTGGCACATATACTTACGCTACAAACAAAGTGTTTGTTCCAAATCACCTTGATTTACTTAAATTTAAAATGCTTGACACAGGGGAGACTTACACTTTAGAGTTCTACTTTGCAGAACTGGGAGGTAATCCATGGAATGGGCCTAATGGTTTTAGTTTGCAGATTATTGAAGCGTACTTTGACTTCAAGGATGGTGGAAATTCATCTGCCATTAAAATGTTCCCAGATGGCCCTGGTTCAAATGTAGATCTCGACCCTGAACACCCATGGGATTTAGCATTAAGGATAGCTGGTTGGGACTACGGAAATATAATAGTCCTTCCAAATGGGGAATCAATTCAAGGGGAATTGAAGATCTCCGCCGATCCTACTAAGAACGCAATAATTGTTGAAGTTCCAAAGAAGTATCTTGAGATCAACAAGGACTATGGAGTATGGGGAGTAATTCTCGTTGGTTCTCAGGATGGTTATGGGCCTGATAAGTGGAGGCCTATAGCTGTCGAAGCTGAAGAGTGGAAGGGTGGCGGTGGAGACGTTAATGCAGTGATAGCTGGAGTAGCTCCAAGAGTCTATGATCTATTAGCTCCAGAAGGATTCAAACCTACTCAAGAAGAACAATTAAACAGTTATGATGCTGAAAATAACAAGAGAGCAACAGTGAAAATGGTATTGTGGGTGAGGGGAGCTGAAGAAAAACCCACGGAAACTGAAACACCAACTGAGACAGAAACCCCAACTGAAACTTCTCCTACGACCACTTCACCAACAACAAGTTCTCCAACAGAATCCCCAACATCACCAACCGAGTCGCCAACAGAGACTGGTGGAATCTGTGGCCCAGCAGTATTCCTTGCACTACTCCTAACACCATTAGCATTAAGAAAAAAGAGGTGA
- a CDS encoding OPT family oligopeptide transporter produces MEFKPYVPPEKSLPEYTIKAFILGIILSIIMGAANAYLGMYAGMTVSASIPAAVISMAILMAFKDRNILENNMVQTAASAGESLAAGVIFTFPALVVLGTYTEFPYWLITIIAALGGSLGALFTIVIRRAFIVEERLPYPEGTACAEVLIAGDKGGSHAKPIFVGGIFGGLYKLLGSSGLWAPAVETAKFVGRRVLYLGSDLSAALLSVGYIVGLNIAFLVFLGGAIAWFIAIPLYVAKTGNPDGLSALDLAWVTWSTKIRYMGVGAMVVGGLWSLIKLRGPISRGIKAGLEATKRKQSGEIILRTEEDMPMTTVLMLIAAFVVPLFLLYANLIDSVGIAAVMAVIMLIVGFFGSSIAGYLAGVVGSSNNPVSGITIMSLLFTALVLKALGLSGPEGMTATILVAAVICTAAAIAGDTMQDLATGHIVGATPKRQQVFEVVGTFTAALVMAPVLNLLIKAYGIAGTPTAKENALAAPQAFLMAKVTEGVFTGTLEWNMVFIGAAIAIALIVLDEILAMKNSKFRTPVMPVAVGIYLPLSLGVPIFIGGLLRWLVGRARGSKTEEKPTDAGVLGAAGLIAGEALMGIFFAGLIVANKAPSIGFSSDIIGVVFLGIIAVWLFLTGKKEVE; encoded by the coding sequence GTGGAGTTTAAACCATACGTTCCACCTGAGAAATCTTTACCAGAATATACAATCAAGGCGTTTATTTTGGGAATAATTCTCTCCATAATTATGGGTGCAGCAAATGCATACCTTGGTATGTATGCGGGTATGACTGTTAGTGCTAGTATTCCGGCAGCAGTTATATCTATGGCAATATTAATGGCGTTCAAGGACAGGAATATCCTTGAGAATAACATGGTTCAAACAGCAGCTTCAGCAGGTGAATCCTTGGCAGCAGGAGTTATATTTACATTTCCAGCGTTAGTGGTTTTGGGAACATACACAGAGTTTCCTTACTGGTTAATCACAATCATAGCGGCGTTAGGTGGTTCACTAGGTGCTCTCTTCACAATAGTGATTAGAAGAGCATTTATAGTTGAGGAGAGGCTCCCCTATCCAGAGGGTACAGCTTGTGCTGAGGTCCTTATTGCAGGAGACAAAGGAGGCTCTCATGCAAAGCCAATTTTTGTTGGTGGTATTTTTGGCGGTCTTTACAAACTCTTAGGAAGTTCTGGTCTATGGGCCCCAGCTGTTGAAACTGCCAAATTTGTTGGTAGGAGAGTCTTATATTTAGGAAGTGATCTCTCAGCGGCCCTCTTGAGTGTTGGATATATTGTGGGGTTAAATATTGCCTTCTTAGTTTTCTTAGGTGGTGCAATTGCATGGTTCATTGCGATTCCACTCTATGTAGCTAAAACTGGAAATCCAGATGGGCTTAGTGCCTTGGATCTTGCATGGGTAACATGGAGTACTAAGATAAGGTATATGGGAGTTGGCGCAATGGTCGTTGGTGGCCTATGGAGCCTTATAAAACTCAGAGGGCCAATCTCAAGAGGTATAAAAGCTGGACTTGAAGCAACTAAAAGAAAGCAAAGTGGTGAAATAATCCTTAGAACTGAAGAAGACATGCCAATGACCACAGTACTCATGTTAATAGCAGCATTTGTAGTGCCATTGTTCCTTCTATATGCCAACTTAATAGATTCTGTCGGGATAGCAGCCGTTATGGCAGTCATAATGCTTATTGTCGGGTTCTTCGGAAGTTCTATTGCCGGATACCTTGCTGGTGTTGTAGGATCATCAAACAACCCAGTGTCAGGTATTACAATAATGAGTTTGCTTTTCACTGCACTAGTTCTTAAGGCTCTTGGGCTTAGCGGGCCAGAGGGTATGACTGCCACAATTCTCGTAGCAGCAGTAATTTGTACGGCAGCTGCTATTGCTGGAGATACTATGCAGGATTTAGCAACAGGACATATTGTTGGTGCAACTCCAAAGAGACAGCAGGTCTTTGAGGTAGTTGGAACATTTACAGCTGCCTTAGTCATGGCTCCAGTACTTAACCTTCTGATAAAGGCTTATGGTATTGCTGGGACTCCTACAGCTAAAGAAAATGCTTTAGCAGCACCTCAAGCATTCCTCATGGCCAAAGTTACAGAGGGTGTATTTACCGGAACTCTTGAGTGGAACATGGTCTTCATTGGTGCTGCAATTGCCATAGCCCTAATAGTACTCGATGAGATTTTGGCTATGAAAAACTCAAAGTTCAGAACTCCAGTTATGCCCGTTGCTGTAGGAATTTATCTTCCCTTGAGCTTGGGCGTCCCAATATTCATTGGTGGTCTTTTAAGATGGCTTGTGGGAAGAGCCAGAGGAAGCAAAACAGAAGAAAAACCAACCGACGCAGGAGTCCTTGGAGCAGCTGGGTTGATAGCTGGAGAAGCATTGATGGGTATATTCTTCGCAGGGTTAATAGTAGCAAACAAAGCTCCCTCAATTGGTTTCAGCAGTGATATCATTGGAGTAGTCTTCCTTGGTATTATAGCAGTGTGGCTCTTCCTTACTGGCAAGAAAGAAGTTGAATGA
- the glmM gene encoding phosphoglucosamine mutase, translating to MRLFGTAGIRGPIHSKITPELALNVGKALGTYIDKGTVVVGRDARTSSIMLENALVSGLLSTGIDVLRIGFVPTPMLAWATNKLGDAGVMITASHNPPSDNGIKVFNEKGIEFFLEQEEELEEIIFSQSYKKSPWDHIGTARDLNLKDQYIDEILGYVNHETKLKVLLDMGNGAGSLITPYLLRKMGAKVVTLNAHPDGYFPGRKSEPRYENIAYLSNLVRELGFDLAIAQDGDADRIAVFDEKGNYVEEDTLIALFARLYAQEHKGGNIVVSINTSFRIDKVVEEEGGRVYRVPLGQLHDGIKKYNAIFASEPWKFIHPEFGLWIDSFVTIGLLLKIIDQEGKPFSEIIKDIPKYYLIKKNVKCPEEIKYQVVEKAKEQLQELLSDQIEEVITISGMRLNLKDGSWVLVRPSGTEPKIRVVVEGITEKRKEELFNLAYNLVTRLVLEFSGRSKGS from the coding sequence ATGAGACTATTTGGTACAGCGGGAATTAGGGGGCCTATTCATTCAAAGATCACACCAGAGCTTGCTTTAAATGTTGGAAAAGCTCTCGGGACGTATATCGACAAGGGGACAGTGGTAGTTGGTAGAGATGCTAGGACATCAAGTATAATGCTTGAAAATGCCTTAGTGAGTGGACTGCTAAGCACAGGGATTGACGTACTCAGAATAGGTTTTGTGCCAACTCCAATGTTAGCATGGGCTACTAACAAGCTTGGAGATGCAGGAGTCATGATAACCGCATCACATAATCCGCCAAGTGATAATGGTATCAAAGTGTTCAATGAAAAGGGGATTGAATTCTTTTTAGAACAGGAAGAAGAGCTGGAAGAAATTATATTCTCTCAGAGTTATAAAAAAAGCCCGTGGGATCATATTGGGACGGCAAGGGACTTGAATCTAAAAGACCAGTACATTGATGAGATATTGGGATATGTAAATCACGAAACCAAGCTTAAAGTACTCTTGGACATGGGCAATGGGGCTGGAAGCTTAATAACTCCCTATCTGCTGAGAAAAATGGGGGCGAAGGTTGTAACTTTGAATGCTCATCCTGATGGATATTTTCCCGGTAGAAAATCAGAGCCAAGATATGAGAATATTGCCTACCTAAGTAACCTTGTAAGGGAACTTGGATTTGATCTTGCAATTGCTCAAGATGGTGATGCAGATAGGATAGCGGTTTTTGATGAAAAAGGGAACTATGTAGAGGAAGATACTTTGATAGCTTTGTTTGCACGGTTGTATGCTCAGGAACACAAAGGTGGTAACATAGTGGTCTCAATAAACACATCTTTTAGGATAGACAAAGTAGTTGAAGAGGAAGGAGGAAGGGTATACCGGGTTCCATTGGGGCAACTACATGATGGAATAAAGAAATATAATGCCATATTTGCATCAGAGCCTTGGAAGTTCATTCATCCAGAGTTTGGGTTATGGATTGATAGCTTTGTTACAATTGGATTGCTTTTGAAGATAATAGATCAAGAAGGCAAGCCTTTCTCTGAAATAATCAAAGATATTCCAAAGTATTATCTAATCAAAAAGAATGTTAAGTGTCCTGAAGAAATAAAGTATCAAGTTGTAGAAAAAGCAAAAGAACAGTTGCAGGAGCTTTTAAGTGATCAGATCGAGGAGGTAATAACAATTTCTGGAATGAGGTTAAATCTTAAAGATGGCTCTTGGGTACTTGTAAGGCCAAGCGGAACTGAACCAAAAATAAGAGTTGTCGTTGAGGGGATTACAGAAAAAAGAAAGGAAGAGCTCTTTAATTTAGCATATAACTTAGTTACTCGGCTCGTTTTAGAGTTCTCTGGCCGGTCGAAGGGTTCTTAA